A single genomic interval of Mucilaginibacter robiniae harbors:
- the mreC gene encoding rod shape-determining protein MreC, which yields MRNLLIFISKYNAFFLFLIFEISALIIYVKYNTFQKATFINTTNQITGNLDAQVNRLTGYLSLQKVNDSLARENARLYNQLKSSYYVDTSTKKAVIDTIYKQQYTYIEARVINNSVNKRNNYITIQKGSEDGISKGMGVMSSAGVVGLVVYTTPHLSLVQSLLHKDTKVSAMLAGMQDIGTIIWGNDMNPHKGLLIDIPNNVKPRIGQAVVTSNYSTLFPAGIQVGKISNLHARGGGFFLNMEVALSVDFSKLQYVYVVNNKFATEQAGMEAQEKKDD from the coding sequence CATTAATAATTTACGTAAAGTATAATACTTTTCAGAAAGCTACTTTTATCAATACCACCAATCAGATTACCGGCAATCTGGATGCTCAGGTTAACCGGCTTACAGGCTATTTATCTTTGCAAAAAGTGAATGATAGTTTAGCCCGCGAAAATGCACGTTTGTACAACCAGTTGAAATCCTCATACTATGTGGATACCAGTACCAAAAAAGCGGTAATTGATACCATATACAAACAACAGTACACCTACATTGAGGCCCGCGTAATTAACAATTCTGTTAACAAGCGCAATAATTATATTACCATACAAAAGGGAAGTGAAGATGGTATTAGTAAAGGTATGGGGGTAATGTCTAGTGCTGGCGTAGTAGGTTTGGTGGTATACACCACGCCACATTTATCATTAGTGCAGTCGTTGCTGCATAAAGATACCAAAGTAAGTGCTATGCTGGCAGGTATGCAGGATATTGGTACCATAATTTGGGGTAATGATATGAATCCGCATAAAGGTTTGCTGATTGATATTCCTAACAACGTAAAGCCTCGTATTGGGCAGGCTGTGGTAACGTCTAACTATTCTACACTTTTCCCGGCAGGTATTCAGGTCGGCAAAATCAGCAATCTGCATGCTCGTGGCGGTGGTTTCTTCCTGAACATGGAAGTAGCGCTTTCCGTTGACTTTAGTAAATTACAATACGTGTATGTGGTAAATAACAAGTTTGCTACCGAGCAGGCGGGAATGGAGGCTCAGGAAAAGAAAGATGATTAG